Within the Echinicola sp. 20G genome, the region GGCTCCGAAATGTCCTCCATAGACAGACACACTGTCAATGATATACTGACGCAACTCTTCGCATATTTGTACGAGTTGATCCTTCCTGAACTTTTTCAGTTCATCAGGAGAGTTGATTTGTGCGAGTAGTTTTCCTGGTTCTATTAGCATTGCAAGTTAGTCCCGTGTGCAATAATAACTGAGACTTGATTCTATTGTTTTCAATATAGCCAAAATTTAGCCAATCTTTTTATCAATAAGAATTCTTATTGATTTTGAACGGTCTCATGTTGATTTTTGTATATATGTAATATCTTTGATATTCAATTCGATCGCAAAATTAAGAGAAATTTAATAGTATCCAGTGAGTTTCGAGATCAAATTACCGCTTTTTGAAGGACCATTCGATTTGCTCCTGTTCTTTATTGAGCGGGATGAGTTGGATATTTATGACATTCCGATCTCAAAAATCACCCATGATTTCCTCGATTACCTGCAGCATTTGGAGAAAATGGAGATAGAAGTGGCCAGCGAATTTATACTTGTGGCAGCTACTTTGATGAAAATTAAATCCAAGATGTTGATCCCGCGACCGGAGCTGGATGAGAACGGAGAGGAGATTGATCCACGTGAGGAATTGATCAAGCATTTATTGGAATATAAAAAATACAAGTCTGTCATTTCTGATTTGTCAGAAATGGAGGCGGAGAGAATGACCAAAGAAAAACGTGGCAACATTGCGAC harbors:
- a CDS encoding ScpA family protein, giving the protein MSFEIKLPLFEGPFDLLLFFIERDELDIYDIPISKITHDFLDYLQHLEKMEIEVASEFILVAATLMKIKSKMLIPRPELDENGEEIDPREELIKHLLEYKKYKSVISDLSEMEAERMTKEKRGNIATELKELSKIDNVESEIQDLDLYKILKVFQKVMAKYVARTDETTHTVIQYPYTIDQQKNFVLDKISFKKRMPFSEFIEYKPDKIFVIYTFLAILELLQLSMVTIKLGEGFNNFWVEKTEEIPA